The following coding sequences lie in one Kingella potus genomic window:
- the cysW gene encoding sulfate ABC transporter permease subunit CysW: MNTNPNITEPKWLQRLLTAAALLFLAVMLVVPLAAVFYEALKGGWRLYLAALADPEALGAVKLTLLTAAVVVPVNAVLGIATAWLLTRFDFRGKQLLTTLLDLPFSVSPVVAGLMFVLLFGAHTAFGGWLEAQGIQIIFAIPGIILATLFVTFPFVARELIPLMQAQGDSEEQAALILGASGWQMFWRITLPNIKWALLYGIILTNARAMGEFGAVSVVSGHIRGETNTIPLLVEILYNEYNFTAAFALSSILALLALATLAVQNLIAKIQERRLAAAQRRQP, encoded by the coding sequence ATGAACACCAATCCGAACATTACCGAACCGAAGTGGCTGCAGCGGCTGCTGACCGCCGCCGCGCTGCTGTTTCTGGCCGTGATGCTGGTCGTCCCGCTGGCCGCCGTGTTTTACGAAGCCCTCAAAGGCGGATGGCGGCTCTATCTTGCCGCGCTGGCCGATCCCGAAGCATTGGGCGCGGTGAAACTCACCCTGCTCACGGCCGCCGTTGTCGTGCCCGTCAACGCCGTTTTGGGCATCGCAACGGCCTGGCTGCTCACCCGATTTGACTTTCGCGGCAAACAATTGCTCACCACCCTGCTCGATCTGCCTTTTTCCGTATCGCCCGTTGTGGCCGGCCTGATGTTTGTGCTGCTGTTTGGCGCGCACACCGCATTCGGCGGCTGGCTTGAAGCACAGGGCATACAGATTATCTTCGCCATACCCGGCATCATACTGGCCACCCTGTTTGTAACCTTTCCTTTTGTCGCCCGCGAGCTCATCCCCCTGATGCAGGCGCAGGGCGACAGCGAAGAGCAGGCCGCGCTGATTCTCGGCGCAAGCGGATGGCAGATGTTTTGGCGCATCACCCTGCCCAACATCAAATGGGCGCTGCTTTACGGCATCATCCTCACCAACGCCCGCGCCATGGGCGAATTCGGCGCGGTGAGCGTGGTTTCGGGGCACATACGCGGCGAAACCAACACCATACCGCTGCTGGTCGAAATCTTATACAACGAATACAACTTCACCGCCGCCTTCGCCCTGTCCAGCATCCTCGCGCTGCTGGCGCTGGCCACCCTCGCCGTGCAAAACCTCATCGCCAAAATCCAAGAACGCAGACTCGCGGCGGCGCAAAGGAGACAACCATGA
- the cysT gene encoding sulfate ABC transporter permease subunit CysT, translating to MRLLKTPTVLPGFNVSLGITVLCLSLLVVLPFAMMAAASAQAGFAAWWETVSEPRVLAAVWLTLKMSFLATLANIVFGTLTAWVLVRYEFPGRSLANALVDLPFALPTAVTGIALATLYAPNGWLGRLLPFKAAFTPVGIWIALVFVSLPFVVRAVQPVLEEMSGEYEEAAATLGANRFTAFRRVLLPEMMPALLTGAGMMFARATGEYGSVIFIAGNVPKVSEILPLIIIGKLEQYDVQGASAVALFMLLVSFAILTALNIGQWALGRRAGAKA from the coding sequence ATGCGCCTGCTGAAAACCCCTACCGTGCTGCCCGGTTTCAATGTCAGCCTGGGCATAACCGTGCTGTGCCTGTCGCTGCTGGTGGTGCTGCCTTTCGCCATGATGGCGGCGGCATCGGCGCAGGCGGGTTTTGCCGCGTGGTGGGAAACGGTGTCCGAGCCGCGCGTGCTGGCGGCGGTGTGGCTGACGCTGAAAATGTCGTTTCTCGCCACGCTGGCCAATATCGTGTTCGGCACGCTGACGGCCTGGGTGCTGGTGCGCTACGAATTTCCCGGACGCTCTTTGGCCAACGCGCTGGTCGATCTGCCTTTCGCCCTGCCGACGGCGGTTACCGGCATCGCGCTGGCCACGCTTTACGCGCCAAACGGCTGGCTGGGGCGGCTTTTGCCGTTTAAGGCGGCCTTTACGCCTGTCGGCATTTGGATTGCGCTGGTGTTCGTGAGCCTGCCTTTTGTGGTGCGGGCGGTGCAGCCTGTGCTGGAAGAGATGTCGGGCGAATATGAAGAGGCGGCCGCCACATTGGGCGCAAACCGCTTTACGGCTTTCCGCCGCGTGCTGCTGCCCGAAATGATGCCCGCACTCTTGACGGGCGCGGGCATGATGTTTGCACGGGCAACGGGCGAATACGGCTCGGTCATCTTCATTGCGGGCAATGTGCCCAAAGTGTCGGAAATCCTGCCGCTGATCATCATCGGCAAACTCGAACAATATGACGTGCAGGGTGCATCGGCGGTGGCTTTGTTTATGCTGCTGGTGTCGTTTGCCATACTCACGGCCTTAAACATCGGACAATGGGCATTGGGCCGCCGCGCGGGAGCAAAAGCATGA
- a CDS encoding sulfate/molybdate ABC transporter ATP-binding protein codes for MSITIENISKHFGTFHALKNLSLTAPTGKLTSLLGPSGCGKTTLLRIIAGLENADSGRILFDGQDVTAKRVRERQTGFVFQHYALFRHMSVADNIAFGLTVKPKSERPSKEQIRAKVRELLELVRLPALAAAYPHQLSGGQRQRIALARALAVEPKLLLLDEPFGALDAKVRKELRSWLRDIHHELGITSILVTHDQEEALEVSDQIVVMNHGRIEQTGSAGDIYLRPENAFVTEFLGHTDAFEGRIEKGAWHYEGYTRPLDAQRRWQEQTATGYIRPHEWQIDNEKPMLRGSVSSVRYAGALASLTVQTESGRLIRADLPAAEAAGLGLHAGQSLSLSPRQVYVFGQSELIDFAI; via the coding sequence ATGAGCATCACCATCGAAAACATCAGCAAACACTTCGGCACCTTCCACGCCCTGAAAAACCTCTCCCTCACCGCCCCCACAGGCAAACTCACTTCACTGCTGGGGCCCTCCGGCTGCGGCAAAACCACCCTGCTGCGCATCATTGCCGGGCTGGAAAACGCCGACAGCGGCCGCATCCTCTTCGACGGGCAGGACGTTACCGCCAAACGGGTACGCGAACGGCAAACCGGCTTCGTCTTCCAGCACTACGCCCTGTTCCGCCACATGAGCGTTGCCGACAACATCGCCTTCGGCCTGACCGTCAAACCAAAATCCGAACGCCCGTCCAAAGAGCAAATCCGCGCCAAAGTGCGTGAGCTGCTGGAACTCGTGCGCCTGCCCGCCCTGGCCGCCGCCTATCCGCACCAGCTATCCGGCGGCCAACGCCAGCGCATCGCCCTGGCCCGCGCCCTGGCCGTAGAGCCGAAACTGCTGCTGCTGGACGAACCCTTCGGCGCGCTCGATGCCAAAGTACGCAAAGAGCTGCGCAGCTGGCTGCGCGACATCCACCACGAGCTGGGCATTACCAGCATCCTCGTTACCCACGACCAAGAAGAAGCCCTCGAAGTGTCCGACCAAATCGTCGTCATGAACCACGGCCGCATCGAGCAGACCGGCAGCGCGGGCGACATCTACCTGCGTCCCGAAAACGCCTTCGTAACCGAATTTCTCGGCCACACCGACGCATTTGAAGGCCGCATAGAAAAAGGCGCGTGGCACTATGAAGGCTACACGCGCCCGCTCGACGCACAACGCCGCTGGCAGGAGCAGACCGCCACCGGCTACATCCGCCCGCACGAATGGCAGATCGACAACGAAAAGCCCATGCTGCGCGGCAGCGTCTCCTCCGTCCGCTATGCCGGCGCACTCGCCAGCCTCACCGTGCAAACCGAATCCGGCCGCCTCATCCGTGCCGACCTTCCTGCCGCCGAAGCCGCCGGACTCGGCCTGCACGCGGGGCAGAGCCTGTCTCTTTCCCCGCGCCAGGTATACGTTTTCGGCCAAAGCGAGCTCATCGACTTCGCCATTTGA